A DNA window from Magnetococcales bacterium contains the following coding sequences:
- the lpdA gene encoding dihydrolipoyl dehydrogenase, producing MSEPLDLIVIGAGPGGYVAAIRAAQLGLKTVCVEKEPSLGGTCLNVGCIPSKALLHSTHLLEMAQTEMASHGIRCSGVGVDIDAMMQRKNRIITHLTGGIDFLFKKNKITRIRGTATLTAPDTVTVADDAGITQTLKGKNILIATGSVPASIPGFSFDGHHVIDSTNALSLSGVPERLAIIGGGVIGLELGTVWRRLGSSVTIIEATDNILPGMDGELRRMASRIFKKQGLHLRPSTLATEMAVTDHAVTLTLKSGEGPTDTLTIDKVLVAVGRVPSTGSLGLDHLGIAMDPRGFIRVDNHYRTNIPGILAIGDVIGGPMLAHKAEEEGIVAVERLTGQGGQVHRERIPGVVYTNPEIATVGPTEESLKHTGVDYRVGRFPFSANSRARSMDQTDGFVKILADPVSDRILAAHIIGPQAGDLIAEAVLAMESDLAAEDLARTCHSHPSLSETVREAALAVDGRALHM from the coding sequence ATGTCGGAACCCCTTGATCTGATCGTCATCGGTGCGGGACCGGGCGGATATGTCGCCGCCATTCGCGCCGCGCAACTCGGCCTGAAAACCGTCTGTGTCGAAAAAGAACCGTCCCTGGGCGGCACCTGTCTCAACGTGGGATGCATCCCTTCCAAGGCCCTGCTCCATTCGACCCACCTCCTGGAGATGGCGCAAACGGAGATGGCGTCTCATGGAATTCGCTGTTCCGGGGTCGGAGTGGACATCGATGCCATGATGCAACGCAAAAACCGCATCATCACCCATCTGACCGGGGGCATCGACTTTCTTTTCAAGAAAAACAAGATCACCCGGATTCGTGGCACCGCCACCCTCACCGCCCCCGACACCGTGACGGTTGCCGACGATGCCGGAATCACTCAAACCCTGAAGGGAAAAAATATTCTGATCGCCACGGGATCTGTTCCGGCCTCGATTCCCGGCTTTTCCTTCGATGGACACCATGTTATCGATTCCACCAACGCCCTTTCCCTTTCCGGGGTTCCGGAACGGCTCGCGATCATCGGTGGCGGGGTCATCGGTCTGGAACTGGGGACGGTATGGCGGCGGCTTGGGAGTTCGGTCACCATCATCGAAGCGACCGACAACATCCTCCCGGGAATGGATGGGGAACTGCGGCGCATGGCCTCGCGCATTTTCAAAAAACAGGGACTGCATCTGCGCCCCTCCACCCTTGCCACGGAAATGGCCGTGACCGACCATGCCGTCACCCTGACCTTGAAATCAGGCGAAGGTCCAACGGATACCCTTACCATCGACAAGGTCCTGGTCGCGGTCGGGCGTGTTCCGTCCACCGGATCCCTGGGATTGGATCATCTTGGGATCGCCATGGATCCTCGGGGGTTCATCCGCGTCGATAACCACTACCGGACCAACATTCCCGGAATTCTCGCCATCGGCGATGTCATCGGTGGGCCAATGCTGGCACACAAGGCAGAGGAAGAGGGAATCGTTGCCGTCGAACGTCTGACGGGACAGGGAGGACAGGTTCATCGGGAACGGATTCCCGGAGTGGTCTATACCAATCCCGAAATCGCGACGGTCGGCCCGACCGAAGAATCCCTGAAACACACTGGGGTGGATTATCGGGTAGGCCGGTTTCCTTTCTCTGCCAACTCCCGGGCCCGATCAATGGACCAGACCGATGGCTTTGTCAAGATCCTGGCCGACCCCGTGTCCGATCGCATTCTGGCGGCCCACATCATCGGTCCTCAGGCAGGCGATCTGATCGCCGAGGCGGTTCTGGCGATGGAAAGCGACCTGGCCGCCGAAGACCTCGCCCGCACCTGCCATTCCCATCCATCCCTGTCCGAGACGGTCCGGGAAGCGGCGCTGGCGGTCGATGGCCGGGCCCTGCACATGTAA
- the odhB gene encoding 2-oxoglutarate dehydrogenase complex dihydrolipoyllysine-residue succinyltransferase, whose translation MAIDIKVPPLGESIMEATVVKWHKSEGDTVTAGEILCELETDKVTMEVPAPDGGVLIRIVAPVDTDIAVGGLLGHLDTEAKPGTIRKSATVIDLDATAIPQAPLQKPPRTSPSVRKILEENDLNLAQISATGAGNRLTKGDLLTFIGQGGQQQPTGSRETPVTQPAQEQSSPPVAGPREQRVRMSRLRQRIAQRLKEAQNTAAMLTTFNEVDMTAIMTLRQSYRDSFEKKHGARLGFMSFFVKGAIVALQEFPAVNAEIQGDEMVYRNHYDIGIAVGGSNGLVVPVLRDANLRSMAEIEQQITEFGRRAQEGRLTLEELQGGTFTITNGGIFGSLLSTPILNTPQVGILGMHKVQQRPVVLPDGSIAARPMMYLALTYDHRVVDGREAVSFLVRIKECVEDPSRILLGA comes from the coding sequence ATGGCGATCGACATCAAAGTCCCCCCCCTTGGGGAATCCATCATGGAAGCAACCGTGGTCAAATGGCACAAGTCGGAAGGCGACACTGTGACGGCAGGGGAAATTCTGTGTGAACTCGAAACCGACAAAGTGACCATGGAGGTCCCGGCGCCCGATGGCGGAGTCCTGATCCGGATCGTCGCCCCCGTTGACACCGACATCGCCGTCGGCGGACTCCTGGGTCATCTGGATACCGAGGCAAAACCAGGGACAATCCGAAAAAGTGCCACCGTCATCGACCTGGATGCCACCGCGATCCCCCAGGCTCCGCTCCAAAAACCGCCAAGGACCTCCCCCTCGGTACGCAAGATCCTGGAGGAAAACGACCTCAACCTGGCGCAAATCTCCGCTACCGGCGCCGGAAATCGTCTGACCAAAGGGGATCTTCTGACCTTCATTGGTCAGGGAGGTCAACAACAACCGACAGGTTCACGGGAAACACCCGTGACACAACCAGCCCAAGAACAGAGTTCCCCTCCGGTTGCCGGTCCGCGCGAACAGCGGGTCCGCATGTCACGCCTGCGCCAGCGCATCGCCCAGCGATTGAAAGAGGCGCAAAATACCGCCGCCATGCTGACCACCTTCAACGAAGTCGATATGACCGCCATCATGACCTTGCGGCAGTCCTACCGCGACAGCTTCGAGAAAAAACATGGTGCCCGCCTCGGTTTCATGTCCTTCTTCGTCAAGGGGGCGATCGTGGCGTTGCAGGAGTTTCCCGCCGTCAACGCCGAAATCCAGGGCGACGAGATGGTCTATCGCAACCACTATGACATCGGCATCGCCGTCGGCGGCAGCAACGGACTGGTCGTGCCGGTCCTCCGCGACGCCAATCTGCGCTCCATGGCCGAAATCGAACAACAGATCACCGAATTTGGCCGTCGGGCCCAGGAAGGACGACTGACCCTGGAAGAACTTCAGGGAGGAACCTTCACCATCACCAATGGCGGCATCTTCGGTTCGCTGCTTTCGACCCCCATCCTCAACACCCCCCAGGTCGGCATCCTCGGCATGCACAAGGTGCAGCAACGCCCCGTAGTCCTGCCCGACGGCTCGATCGCGGCACGTCCCATGATGTACCTGGCGCTGACTTATGACCATCGCGTCGTCGATGGCCGCGAGGCGGTATCGTTTCTGGTCCGCATCAAGGAATGCGTCGAGGATCCGAGCCGAATCCTGCTCGGGGCCTGA
- a CDS encoding 2-oxoglutarate dehydrogenase E1 component yields the protein MSDVIESFLTGANAHYVLELYARFLQDPQSVDPASARLFARWDGDGPEDILRELHGADWNRRQSRILGHPGPDARKPTPATSDARSAHDPEEIRKATLDSVRALMLIRSYRVRGHLHASFDPLGLEGKEEFPELKPETYGFTAQDMDRPIFIDWVLGRESATMREILHILEKTYCSSVGVEFMHIQDADQKAWIQRHIENNGNRTRFSPKGKKAILERLIHAEQFEKFLQKKFTGTKRFGLEGGESLIPALDQLLERGAKLGIREVVLGMAHRGRLNVLANIMQKPYRVIFHEFQGGSANPEDVQGSGDVRYHLGSSADRIFDGHPVHLTLNPNPSHLELVNPVVLGKVRSKQNRRGPQGRREVMAVLLHGDAAFAGQGLVAESLALSGLEGYATGGTIHLIINNQIGFTTHPSASRSSPYPSDVGKMIQAPIFHVNGDDPEAVVHAVRLAVEFRQEFGWDVIIDMFCYRRHGHNESDEPMFTQPIMYRTIAKHRSTPELYARQLDLEGQDGSNMAAAITTEFNALLEEEFALSQNYKPNRADWLEGGWKGLSALRSEEEYEEYLTDVPIDTLKEIGHALAAHPEGFAINSKIARQLRGKKEMMETGRGIDWATAEALAFGSLLLEGVAVRLSGQDCGRGTFSQRQSVLVDQETEARYLPLNHIRPGQALYTVHDSPLAEASVLGYEYGYASDDPSTLVLWEAQFGDFANGAQMIIDQFLSAGESKWLRLNGVTLLLPHGYEGQGPEHSSGRPERFLQLCAEDNLQVCNVTTPANYFHVLRRQIRRNFRKPLVLFTPKSLLRHPECVSGLEEFTNGARFMRVLPDPDPTVLDSQVTRVILCTGKVHYDLLEARNQRSIKDVALIRIEQLYPWPRDTLLETLKRFPNAQVVWCQEEPANMGAWMFVLPRLTFLLQDLKHGQAQPGYAGRPAAASPATGLHKKHVAEQSLLVEQALTWTIDALPVPFRRITGLWSMTRRPEDPGT from the coding sequence ATGTCCGATGTGATCGAGTCCTTCCTCACCGGCGCCAACGCCCACTACGTCCTTGAACTGTATGCCCGGTTCCTCCAGGACCCACAATCGGTGGATCCCGCCAGCGCCCGCCTGTTCGCCCGATGGGACGGAGATGGACCCGAGGACATCCTGCGAGAGTTGCACGGGGCAGACTGGAATCGACGGCAGTCGCGAATTCTCGGTCACCCCGGTCCGGACGCCAGAAAGCCGACCCCCGCCACCTCCGATGCCCGATCGGCCCACGATCCCGAGGAAATCCGCAAGGCAACCCTCGATTCGGTTCGCGCGTTGATGCTGATCCGCTCCTACCGCGTCCGCGGCCACCTTCATGCCAGTTTCGATCCCCTGGGGCTGGAAGGCAAAGAAGAGTTTCCCGAACTCAAGCCGGAAACCTACGGGTTCACCGCCCAGGACATGGATCGGCCCATCTTCATCGATTGGGTCCTGGGACGCGAATCGGCCACCATGCGGGAAATCCTCCACATCCTCGAAAAAACCTATTGCAGTTCGGTCGGTGTGGAGTTCATGCACATCCAGGACGCCGACCAGAAAGCCTGGATTCAACGTCACATCGAAAACAACGGCAACCGCACACGCTTTTCCCCCAAGGGAAAAAAAGCGATCCTGGAACGGCTGATCCATGCCGAACAGTTCGAAAAATTCCTGCAAAAGAAATTCACCGGCACCAAACGCTTCGGCCTTGAAGGGGGCGAATCCCTCATTCCCGCCCTGGATCAACTCCTCGAACGCGGCGCCAAACTGGGCATCCGCGAAGTGGTCCTCGGAATGGCCCATCGTGGCCGCCTCAATGTCCTGGCCAACATCATGCAAAAGCCTTACCGCGTGATTTTCCATGAATTTCAGGGGGGATCGGCCAATCCCGAGGATGTCCAGGGTTCGGGTGACGTTCGTTATCATCTGGGCTCGTCGGCGGACCGGATCTTCGACGGTCACCCCGTCCACCTGACCCTCAATCCCAATCCGTCCCATCTGGAACTCGTCAATCCCGTCGTTCTCGGCAAGGTTCGCTCCAAACAAAACCGTCGTGGGCCCCAGGGACGCCGCGAGGTCATGGCAGTTCTGCTCCATGGCGACGCCGCCTTCGCAGGCCAGGGACTCGTCGCCGAAAGCCTCGCCCTCTCGGGACTCGAAGGATACGCGACCGGCGGCACGATCCATCTCATCATCAACAACCAGATCGGATTCACCACCCACCCCTCGGCATCACGCTCCTCCCCCTATCCCTCCGACGTGGGCAAAATGATCCAGGCACCCATTTTCCATGTCAATGGCGATGACCCGGAAGCGGTTGTCCACGCCGTCCGCCTGGCGGTCGAATTTCGCCAGGAGTTCGGTTGGGACGTGATCATCGACATGTTCTGCTACCGCCGGCACGGTCACAACGAAAGTGACGAACCCATGTTCACCCAGCCGATCATGTACCGCACCATCGCCAAACATCGTTCCACCCCCGAACTCTACGCCCGGCAACTCGATCTCGAAGGACAAGACGGCTCGAACATGGCCGCCGCCATCACCACCGAATTCAATGCCCTCCTGGAAGAAGAATTCGCCCTGTCCCAGAACTACAAACCCAACAGGGCCGACTGGCTCGAAGGGGGATGGAAAGGATTGTCCGCCCTGCGTTCCGAGGAAGAATACGAAGAATATCTGACCGATGTTCCCATCGATACCCTCAAGGAAATCGGCCATGCCCTCGCCGCCCATCCCGAAGGATTCGCCATCAACTCCAAGATCGCCCGGCAATTGCGCGGCAAAAAGGAAATGATGGAAACAGGACGAGGGATCGACTGGGCCACCGCCGAGGCACTGGCCTTCGGTTCCCTCCTCCTCGAAGGGGTCGCGGTACGGTTGTCGGGTCAGGATTGCGGTCGGGGAACCTTTTCCCAGCGGCAGTCGGTCCTGGTGGATCAGGAAACCGAAGCCCGCTACCTTCCCCTCAACCACATTCGTCCGGGACAGGCCCTCTATACGGTCCATGATTCCCCTCTGGCCGAGGCCTCGGTTCTGGGTTACGAATACGGCTACGCCTCCGACGATCCCTCGACCCTGGTCCTCTGGGAGGCGCAGTTTGGCGACTTCGCCAACGGCGCCCAGATGATCATCGATCAATTCCTGAGCGCCGGGGAATCCAAATGGCTCAGGCTCAACGGTGTCACGCTGCTCCTCCCCCACGGCTACGAGGGGCAGGGACCGGAACACTCCTCGGGCCGCCCCGAACGGTTCCTGCAACTGTGCGCCGAGGACAATCTCCAGGTATGCAACGTGACCACTCCGGCCAATTATTTCCATGTACTAAGGCGTCAGATTCGCCGCAATTTTCGCAAGCCCCTGGTACTCTTCACCCCGAAATCATTGCTGCGACATCCGGAATGCGTCTCCGGACTCGAAGAGTTCACCAACGGGGCGCGCTTCATGAGGGTACTGCCGGACCCCGATCCGACTGTCCTGGATTCACAAGTCACGCGGGTCATTCTTTGTACCGGCAAGGTCCATTATGACCTTCTGGAAGCACGCAACCAGCGATCCATCAAGGATGTGGCGCTGATCCGGATCGAACAACTCTACCCCTGGCCACGGGATACCCTGTTGGAAACGCTGAAGCGCTTCCCCAACGCCCAGGTGGTCTGGTGCCAGGAGGAACCGGCCAACATGGGGGCCTGGATGTTCGTTCTGCCCCGACTCACCTTTCTGCTCCAGGATCTCAAGCACGGACAAGCACAACCCGGTTATGCCGGACGCCCCGCCGCAGCCTCGCCGGCGACTGGTTTGCACAAAAAACATGTCGCGGAACAATCACTCCTTGTGGAACAGGCCCTGACTTGGACCATCGATGCCCTTCCGGTACCCTTTCGCCGGATCACGGGTCTGTGGTCCATGACGCGCCGCCCTGAAGATCCGGGAACATGA
- a CDS encoding ABC transporter permease, which translates to MRGGNEIHWASVMAIAWVTVLEGIRTRMVGLMVVVFLMGMGLAFFAGALAVMETREVEAAVAGFFLRLGAVVTLALFVLSAQVREFHDKGIDLVLSLPIPRAGYLLGRLAGFALIALVVAAVFSSGTLLFAPVWQSVLWGGSLFVELLLVIALAVFSLLTFQQVPPAFALVMAVYFLARSVVVLQWVGQGPIMPQGVWTVWLMNRFIDVLAFFLPALDRMTQSDWLVHGDGGWDDLVFVLFQGGIYLALLVTAALIDLYRKNF; encoded by the coding sequence ATGAGGGGTGGGAATGAAATACACTGGGCTTCCGTGATGGCCATCGCCTGGGTGACGGTGCTGGAGGGGATTCGGACGCGGATGGTGGGGCTCATGGTGGTGGTCTTTCTGATGGGGATGGGTCTTGCCTTCTTCGCGGGGGCGTTGGCGGTCATGGAGACACGCGAGGTCGAAGCGGCGGTGGCGGGTTTCTTTCTCAGGTTGGGTGCGGTGGTCACCTTGGCCTTGTTCGTCCTGAGCGCCCAGGTTCGGGAGTTTCACGACAAAGGGATCGATCTGGTCTTGTCCCTGCCCATTCCCCGTGCCGGATATTTGTTGGGGCGTCTGGCGGGATTCGCACTGATCGCGTTGGTGGTGGCGGCGGTGTTTTCTTCGGGAACCCTGCTGTTTGCGCCGGTCTGGCAGTCCGTCCTGTGGGGGGGGTCGCTGTTTGTCGAATTGTTGCTGGTCATCGCCCTGGCGGTCTTCTCCCTCCTGACCTTTCAACAGGTTCCACCCGCGTTCGCCCTGGTGATGGCGGTGTATTTCCTGGCCCGTTCGGTGGTGGTCTTGCAATGGGTGGGCCAGGGTCCCATCATGCCCCAGGGGGTGTGGACGGTGTGGTTGATGAATCGATTCATCGATGTCCTGGCCTTTTTTCTCCCGGCGCTCGATCGCATGACGCAAAGCGATTGGCTGGTGCATGGCGATGGCGGTTGGGATGATCTGGTGTTCGTCCTCTTCCAGGGGGGGATTTATCTTGCCCTTCTGGTGACGGCGGCTTTGATCGATCTGTATCGGAAAAATTTCTGA
- a CDS encoding DnaJ domain-containing protein, with product MDPYFVLGVTREVDDDEVIRRAYLERIRQWPPERHPERFRKVSEAYTLIQTRKKRLNFNLFHHVETPDLSELESRVMSSEVKGRPSREELVGWMRALLASYHFGDRR from the coding sequence ATGGATCCCTATTTTGTTCTGGGTGTGACGCGAGAGGTGGATGATGACGAGGTCATTCGCCGGGCCTATCTGGAGAGAATTCGACAATGGCCCCCGGAGCGCCATCCCGAACGGTTTCGCAAGGTTTCCGAGGCCTACACCCTGATTCAGACAAGAAAGAAACGGTTGAATTTTAATTTATTTCACCATGTCGAGACGCCTGATCTTTCGGAACTGGAATCACGGGTGATGTCGTCGGAGGTGAAAGGAAGGCCATCCCGGGAGGAACTGGTGGGATGGATGAGGGCTTTGTTGGCTTCGTATCATTTTGGCGACAGGAGATAG
- the grpE gene encoding nucleotide exchange factor GrpE: MDEGIRESLVTQFRAFLEESQERKEGIPVGARAGDVADDLMHLYQALTGLKNEVRIESRQFKEALDRFRALFAVVEEQKVLLTRETERHREVWEDRAERSKGTFLLELVGLRDRLERSVMAMEAHRPSVVAAMSRSETAWRAGMVEGLRMVLRRLEQTLLGQGISMVETLGRPLDPETMRVIGVEHHADRDSDVVVAEDLKGYVWNGQVLRPAEVRINKKEGNKE, translated from the coding sequence GTGGATGAAGGAATCAGGGAATCCCTGGTGACCCAGTTTCGGGCGTTCCTTGAGGAATCCCAGGAGCGGAAGGAGGGGATTCCGGTGGGGGCGCGGGCAGGGGATGTGGCGGACGATCTGATGCATTTGTATCAGGCGTTGACGGGATTGAAGAATGAAGTTCGTATCGAATCACGCCAGTTCAAGGAGGCGTTGGATCGTTTTCGTGCATTGTTCGCGGTGGTGGAAGAACAGAAGGTGTTGTTGACCCGGGAAACGGAGCGCCACAGGGAAGTCTGGGAGGATCGGGCGGAACGGTCGAAGGGGACTTTCTTGTTGGAGTTGGTCGGATTGCGGGACCGTCTGGAGCGCAGTGTGATGGCGATGGAGGCGCATCGTCCGTCGGTCGTTGCGGCCATGTCCCGAAGCGAGACTGCCTGGAGGGCGGGAATGGTGGAGGGGTTGCGCATGGTGCTGCGAAGGTTGGAACAGACGCTCCTTGGCCAGGGGATTTCGATGGTGGAAACCCTGGGCAGACCGTTGGACCCTGAAACGATGCGGGTGATCGGCGTGGAACATCATGCCGACCGGGACTCCGATGTTGTCGTGGCGGAAGATTTGAAGGGATACGTGTGGAACGGGCAGGTGTTGCGTCCCGCGGAAGTGCGGATCAATAAAAAAGAGGGGAACAAGGAATGA
- a CDS encoding Hsp70 family protein produces the protein MSEPIIGIDLGTTNSEVAIFENGRARLIRDAAGRAIIPSVVGIDGQGKLLVGETALNQYVGRPEATIRSIKRKMGGTEKVSLGGTEYSPQEISAFILRHLKEMAQADLKREVTRAVITVPAYFSDAQRQATREAGEIAGLEVVRMINEPTAAALAYEAGNRGRRHILVFDLGGGTFDVSIVRMEDEIIEVVSSTGNNHLGGDDFDERIGEHILKHLAGERQFEVVPGTPVHARIVRRAESSKRFLSDHPFARVEEEFLGTREGVPLHLDMELPRSTYEEMILPHVDETLELVHRALDDAHLDTGDIQEVLLVGGATRTPVIRERLEEVFGYVPRGEVDPDVCVALGAAIQGAIIAGVKGTAVLVDVTPYSFGTSALGELDGTWSSSLYVPLIHRNTPIPTSKSEVFFTVHDNQEKVDVRIYQGEHRDASFNIEIGRFMIEGLGPSREGSPIVLKLDLDVNGVLQVTATEKTTGLNKKITIDNALTRRGENSLEHARDRVSALLEGDGEATRFSGGGSEGSGEGHAETVTSRAVIEKARGLLDKAADEDRDDMVNLIESIEEALQRKDFEEAQSLRERLADLLFYLET, from the coding sequence ATGAGTGAGCCCATCATCGGCATCGATCTGGGAACGACCAATTCGGAGGTGGCCATTTTCGAGAATGGCCGGGCGCGTCTGATTCGCGATGCCGCGGGACGGGCCATCATCCCTTCAGTGGTCGGAATCGATGGCCAGGGAAAGCTGTTGGTGGGCGAGACGGCCCTGAATCAATACGTTGGCCGACCGGAGGCGACCATCCGCTCCATCAAACGAAAGATGGGTGGCACCGAAAAGGTGTCCCTGGGGGGGACCGAATATTCCCCGCAGGAGATTTCGGCCTTTATTCTCAGACATCTGAAGGAAATGGCCCAGGCCGATCTGAAACGGGAGGTGACCCGGGCGGTGATCACGGTTCCGGCCTATTTTTCCGATGCCCAGCGTCAGGCGACCCGCGAAGCGGGGGAGATCGCCGGTCTGGAAGTGGTGCGCATGATCAATGAACCCACCGCGGCGGCACTGGCCTACGAGGCAGGAAACCGTGGACGGCGTCATATTTTGGTATTTGACCTCGGGGGCGGTACGTTCGATGTTTCCATTGTTCGCATGGAGGATGAGATCATCGAGGTGGTTTCCAGTACGGGAAACAATCATCTGGGGGGCGATGATTTCGATGAACGGATCGGGGAACATATTCTCAAACATCTGGCCGGGGAACGGCAGTTCGAGGTTGTCCCGGGGACACCGGTCCATGCCCGTATCGTGAGAAGGGCCGAGTCCTCCAAAAGGTTTCTTTCGGATCACCCCTTTGCCCGGGTCGAAGAGGAGTTCCTGGGGACCCGGGAGGGCGTGCCCCTGCATCTGGACATGGAATTGCCACGTTCGACCTATGAGGAGATGATCCTGCCGCATGTCGATGAAACTCTGGAACTGGTCCATCGGGCCCTTGACGATGCCCATCTGGACACCGGGGATATTCAGGAGGTCCTCCTGGTGGGCGGGGCGACCCGGACACCGGTGATCCGGGAACGGTTGGAAGAGGTTTTTGGTTATGTTCCGCGGGGGGAGGTGGATCCGGATGTTTGCGTGGCGTTGGGGGCGGCCATTCAGGGGGCGATCATCGCCGGGGTGAAGGGGACGGCGGTATTGGTGGATGTCACTCCGTATAGTTTTGGCACGAGTGCCCTGGGGGAATTGGATGGAACATGGAGTTCGTCTCTTTATGTTCCTTTGATTCATCGCAATACCCCCATACCGACGAGCAAGAGCGAAGTTTTTTTTACCGTCCACGACAATCAGGAAAAGGTGGATGTCCGCATTTACCAGGGAGAGCATCGGGATGCTTCCTTCAATATCGAGATTGGCCGGTTCATGATCGAAGGGTTGGGGCCGTCCAGGGAGGGGAGTCCGATCGTCCTTAAACTGGATCTTGACGTGAACGGGGTCTTGCAGGTGACCGCCACGGAGAAGACGACGGGACTCAATAAAAAGATCACGATCGACAATGCCTTGACGCGAAGGGGAGAAAACAGCCTGGAACATGCCCGGGACAGGGTATCGGCCTTGTTGGAGGGCGATGGAGAAGCGACCCGTTTTTCGGGAGGCGGTTCCGAGGGATCCGGGGAGGGGCATGCCGAAACGGTGACGTCTCGGGCGGTGATCGAGAAGGCCCGCGGTCTGCTGGACAAGGCTGCCGACGAGGATCGGGACGATATGGTCAATCTGATCGAATCGATCGAAGAGGCGTTGCAACGGAAGGATTTCGAAGAAGCCCAGTCTCTGAGGGAACGGTTGGCCGATCTGTTGTTCTATCTGGAAACATGA
- a CDS encoding prepilin-type N-terminal cleavage/methylation domain-containing protein: MPQVRVERTNAAGFTLIEIAIVVVIIGLLLGGVLKGQEMIRNARAHNVADQGNAVKAAILGFSDRYRALPGDYAAALNNIPGLSGVEQNGDGNSRIGFDDRAVQGTPDEPNRLRELGLTWLHLARSGFISGNYLGTAFGATDEANWACPTDTCLTNAFNGAMIIAYDNEQTGLSDLANQSRSNQLWSGRGIPIEIISELDRKVDDGHPGTGSFRVGDGFVGGTTGAVGHQCVDDGAETPAAPNMTSTWPQRWTIVTQVSDCGGVYQF, encoded by the coding sequence ATGCCTCAGGTGCGCGTGGAGCGAACGAATGCGGCGGGATTTACCCTGATCGAGATCGCCATCGTCGTCGTGATCATTGGATTGTTGTTGGGCGGGGTCCTCAAGGGACAGGAGATGATCCGCAATGCCCGGGCGCACAATGTGGCGGACCAGGGCAATGCCGTCAAGGCGGCCATTCTCGGCTTTTCCGATCGCTATCGGGCGCTTCCGGGTGATTATGCCGCAGCCTTGAACAACATTCCGGGCCTTTCCGGGGTTGAACAGAACGGTGATGGCAACAGTCGCATCGGATTCGACGACCGTGCCGTCCAGGGAACCCCGGATGAGCCGAACCGGTTGCGTGAACTGGGGTTGACCTGGCTTCATCTGGCCCGCTCCGGATTCATTTCTGGCAATTATCTGGGAACCGCTTTTGGCGCGACCGATGAAGCCAACTGGGCCTGCCCCACCGATACCTGTCTGACCAATGCCTTCAACGGCGCCATGATCATCGCCTATGACAATGAACAAACGGGGCTGAGCGACCTTGCCAATCAATCCCGGTCCAATCAATTGTGGTCGGGTCGTGGTATTCCAATTGAAATCATCTCCGAACTGGACCGGAAGGTCGATGACGGCCATCCTGGGACGGGAAGCTTTCGTGTTGGGGACGGCTTTGTCGGCGGGACAACCGGTGCCGTCGGGCACCAGTGTGTTGACGATGGTGCTGAAACCCCGGCGGCTCCGAACATGACAAGTACCTGGCCGCAACGGTGGACCATCGTTACCCAGGTGTCCGATTGTGGTGGGGTCTATCAATTCTGA